The following DNA comes from Salvia splendens isolate huo1 chromosome 17, SspV2, whole genome shotgun sequence.
ATCCATCATATGAATCCAACTCAATTCGCTTCCTTCACATCTCGACTCATAGATCCCCACCAAGTCGAGACGTGTACGAGAATGCAAAACAAAGCGGCGAAATGAGTGTTCATCATCTGCTAAAATCGAATCGTAATAGTAAATATAATCGGCCGTCAACCTAATTGTGTGAAACACTTCATTCTTCATGTTCAAGCTTAGTATCTTCTGCACAATACGACCTCCCACCTTAAGCCGATACAGCGCAAAGTGGCCATTCTTGCACCACGATTTTATGGGACAAGGCGGGAAAGAATGTAGGTTATCAAGGAGGCCGCCATCATCTTTGGCCAACTCCCTCCAAGATCCTGTCCATCTTGAGTAGACTTGGGCGAGGACATGGTGGTGTTTTGGGCACGACATCAGCTGCACAACTTTGCGCAGGAGTTGGAAGTGGAAGGGGTGGTAAGTGGGAGAAGCTTGAGTTGGCCTAGAGAAGGGTTGCATATGGCTATGGCCTATGGGTACCCGAAATTTATTAGGGTTAATGCAGACTAGACCCTTAACCGCCCCAACTAATTTAAACGAGTTAAGTGGTCGACATTAATGACTTCCCGTTGTGTTGGAACTTTATCGACAGTTTGTTCTGCAAAAGGTTGGTAGCATAAACTTGAAGAGTGACCGCGTCATCTGATTTGTTGTTGCGAGTGTGCAGTGTTCTGAAAGATGGAGAATCGATAATGTGACCCCACGATTTGCAGACAGCTCAGAATCTCAAGAGAGATTGTACGGGAAGACACAAGAGAATCTCTATCAACACATCGATGTTTATTTCTATAACGGGGTCAACGACAAGAGATGCGCAGCGAGATAGTGCTACGATCCTCCTCAGCATTGGCATTGACAAGAGATGCATAGCCCACCATGATAGAGTGAACACTCGAGAAATATATTGTAGTgcatcaaattaaatttaacaATATAGGTAGAAAATACTAAATCCTATCACTACTTGGAAACGAAGAGATGATTTTTAATGTAAAAGGACATTGAGTTATAGTAGATCTCGGACACAACAAATTAGTTTATAAACAAACGATAAGCATAAGCTCCTAACATATTGAAAATTTGTACAAGTTTATAAATTCAGAGGTAATTAATTCGACCCAACAAAATGCGACGGCTCAAAATAAATATGTGCGCGTGAATTCAGAGGTATTTGAGAATTACGAAAAGCGAGAAGAAAATCGATCAAATTGCGGAGTTAATTTCAATTTCTTCATATGTAATTATTGAAGTTTAATTGgtcttttaattcttttttcttCCTTACCCCATGGGATTTTTAAGCatgaaatatattaaaaaacaaacaaaattaaaataagcatTAACAAAAACTAAATGAATCAGAACCTCATATACATATGAGTAgtaatttcaaataatttttatttgtatcaGGAATATATTATGTTCTCATTttaagtaatttttaatttctcatGGCCTCGAAAATTGATGATAAAATTATACCATGATAgttttcaaaaataatactagtactagtaattaatcATTTTAGGTAAATTCTAAACTAATTAAAGGAGTACTATTAGACATGGGAGAAGTATTTTTGAGGGCATATTAGTAAGTACACAATTTTTTGACATATAATATGACAAACCAAACATGTTTTGAATTATATTAAACATGACAATCTAACCAAATGACTTTATTCTAACCAACCAATATACAATTTCATAGTATATTGTATCTCACTATTAACTTGTCCAATAAGCTTGACACTATTTCCGTGACACCACAGATTACCTCCGCTTCTTTTCCAAACGATATCCCTATCTAATATCGAGGTGATATTTATaggaatttttacaaaaagcaTATAAAAAACCTAACAAATCATAACAAACTAATGACAGATTGTCAAGGTGAAACGAAACTCCCTCTATACTCAACGAACGCCAAGGGTACCACACAATGGCGTCCGATGAGTTTGCGTGCATGATAATCATACACAACTTCAGCACCATCTCCGTCATCCAAAAACACACAACCAACCCTCAACAGAGGCACTTGAGAAAAGGGTACTTCAACATTTATTAATGGAATCCAACTCAATTCACTCCCTCTGCATATCGACTCATAAACCTTCACTAACTTATCATCTTCAAAAGCATTACAACACGGATGAGGTAAAACAAACTTGAGAAACGAGTGTTCGTCTTGTGCAAAAATATGATCCAAAGCATCAGGTTCACATTCCGGTAATGTGATTGTCTGAAACACTTCATTCTTCATGTCAAAAGTCAGTATAACCTCCTTCAAACTAGCACCATTTAGTAGATGAGCACGCCAGTGCGTAAAATAGCCATTCATGCTCTGCGACTGTATGGGGTCaacccaatcgaattcttgatTATCGAGCACGGAACTCTCTCCAGTCAACTCCCTCCAAGAATCCGTCCTTCTCTTATACAACTGAGCATGGAGGCACCGATGTTTCTTGCATGACAACAGCTGCACAACTTTGTAATCTTCGTCGTCGAAACCGATTGCAACAACTCTGTAATCTTCTTCGTCGAAACCAATTGCAGCGCACGAGGTTGTAAGAGGAAGAGTCTTGAGTTGGCCTAGAAAAGGGTTGCATATGGCTACGGGAGCCTCGGGTTTCAAGTTGCAATTGATGCAGATTAGACCCCTAACTGGCCCGTGTAACCTAACTAGGTAATCGCTGATGTTGTCCCAGTAGTTTAACGAGAAGCCATTAAAGTGGTCGGATTTATACAACATCAATGACTTCTCGTTATATTCGAGCTCTATTGACAGTTCGTTCCGTAATTCAACTTCATCATTAGGCAAACTAAATTGTAGATATACCGTATCGTCTGGATTGTTATGGTTGGTATTGGTGTAATGAGTTTGAGTATGCAGTTTTCCAAAAGATTGAGAACTGATAATGTCACGCCACAACTTGCAGACAGCTCGGAATCTCAAAAGTGATAAGAAGGGCAGCCACAACAGAATCTCGGTACACGCATCGTTGTTCATTGCTGTGTGTTGTATAGTAATGGTCGAATTATTCTGAGAGGATAACAATAATATTGATAGAGGCGTGACACATATATTTACATAATATTTGCTTATTAATGAAGCAGAGAGGGTAacaaataatagtaaaaaaacatgttttcatttaaatatATGGTTGAAGATCTTTATTATAAATGAATATGTACGTAGTCACAGATCTATATTTAGCAAATGATATGAGAGGTAATCCGATTTCATAAAAACAAATTCATATATGTTTCTTAATTCCCTAATTTTGATTAGATATTTTTTCCTAATGTGAGAGGTAATACTaacataaatatttaatttaattttgtatgttaTTTTATTAACATGCAAACTCTAATCTAATTTTATCATCTTCGTCAGAGAATTTCTTATACGAAATTTATTACACTTGATCTAGTTTTATAAATCTAAATTATTAatatcacatttattatttattttcatgtcATATTATGAttatagttcattatttactacACCTaatctagggatgtcaatctgGTTATGAATATTAACCCTAACTCTAAACTCTCAGTTTTGGGCTAGCCCGTTCAATCAGCCTATTACCGATAAAATTAATACGTGACCAATCCAAtacataatgatgaaaattggTCATATTTATATGATATAGAAcgtttaattatgataatttgagaTTATGTTTAAACTCAAACATGATTAAATACTCatttaagatttgtataaataaaataaaatataaatatatttcgaGAAATTTTGAAGCCCGTTTTagaaactactccctccgttccttgttaatagagacatttcttttcggcacggaatttcagaatagtgtgttaaatatagaaatgactcaattaacttggaacttcccaaaatggaaaaatgactctattaacatggaacggataGAGTATAATATTTCTCATGGTGAATATAAattttctattattatattaataaaaatctaaTATATACTCCGTATGTttgtttaatactccctccgtccctcactGGGAGATATATTTCTATTCAACATGAGATTTATGGAAATGGAGTTTTGTTAGTTAAGCGAAGAGGGAgtaaagtagagaggaaaaagtaaaagagaagtgTCAAAAAAGAAATTGACTCGTTTACATTGGACGTCccaaaaagaaatgtgaatcACTTACCAAGGGACGGGGGATTATAAAATTGAAGGTAGTTTTTTAAATTGTAAGATTTTTTTAGTTACATGTTTAATTGATATAATCGCTATGATAGAGTTACATCTTCCCTCAAAGTACCTAACCCGTTAACCACACACTTATACAAAAGTCTGAGGTGAACGTATGTTCGACAACTTAAGTGATTTTTGGGATTGATTGGATACCGTAGACGATTCATCGCCAACTATTTTGTTATAGTTGTATAAGACAGTCATGGT
Coding sequences within:
- the LOC121774584 gene encoding F-box/kelch-repeat protein At3g23880-like, translated to MNNDACTEILLWLPFLSLLRFRAVCKLWRDIISSQSFGKLHTQTHYTNTNHNNPDDTVYLQFSLPNDEVELRNELSIELEYNEKSLMLYKSDHFNGFSLNYWDNISDYLVRLHGPVRGLICINCNLKPEAPVAICNPFLGQLKTLPLTTSCAAIGFDEEDYRVVAIGFDDEDYKVVQLLSCKKHRCLHAQLYKRRTDSWRELTGESSVLDNQEFDWVDPIQSQSMNGYFTHWRAHLLNGASLKEVILTFDMKNEVFQTITLPECEPDALDHIFAQDEHSFLKFVLPHPCCNAFEDDKLVKVYESICRGSELSWIPLINVEVPFSQVPLLRVGCVFLDDGDGAEVVYDYHARKLIGRHCVVPLAFVEYRGSFVSP